From a region of the Paenibacillus lutimineralis genome:
- a CDS encoding glycoside hydrolase family 3 N-terminal domain-containing protein produces MEKYKMSSVPIEERVQDLLSRMNLQEKVGQLNQRMYGWNAYVRNGDGISLTEAFKQEVAFGDGMGALYGLFRSDPWSGVNYENGITVAESAEAANMVQRYVIENTRLGIPVLLSEECPHGHQALDGTLLPVNLAVGSTWNPALMQQAYAYVAAEIRSRGAHIGLVSALDILQDPRWGRSEECFSEDPHLAARFAEAAVRGMQGDEPGELASPNKVAVVLKHLCAQGAAQGGRNAGPAAIGQRELREIHLSAAKAGMEAGAAGFMAAYNEIDGIPCHANQALLTGILREEWKFDGIVMADGCAIDRLLALTGSHESAAALALSSGVDLSLWDKSFSTLERAVKQGLVSEAQIDQAVSRVLLLKFRLGLFDHPYTEKLRAISVVGRPEFQQINLQVARESTVLLKNEGNLLPLGEAGELRRIAVIGPNADRLYNQLGDYTSVQRNGTGTTVLQGIRMCAPEGVEVVHAWGCGIRDESMAGLNEAVEAAKGADVAVLVIGGSSARQFGGNFDSNGAAIVSEGSPSEMDCGEGVDLADLSLGGIQLQLAEAVAATGTPVVTVIIQGRPHALTDIAQISNAVLCGWYPGTEGGQAIAEILFGQVNPSGKLPVSLPRSAAQLPVYYNQKDPGRPRVYVDMPSAALYPFGYGLSYTTFEYGQVVLSENEVSTAALEEGRRITATVTVKNAGERDGAETVQLYIQARESGITRRIAELKAFRKIELPPGEQRTVTFSIGQEELGLWNREMRFATEPCRVAIQIGGSSQNTVSAELIITGNNLPT; encoded by the coding sequence ATGGAAAAGTACAAGATGTCCTCCGTTCCAATAGAGGAGCGGGTGCAGGACTTGCTCTCCCGGATGAATCTTCAGGAGAAGGTAGGACAGCTAAACCAACGGATGTACGGATGGAATGCCTATGTCCGAAACGGCGATGGAATTTCGCTGACGGAAGCTTTTAAGCAGGAGGTTGCCTTTGGAGATGGGATGGGCGCATTGTATGGATTGTTCCGCAGCGATCCTTGGTCGGGCGTCAATTATGAAAACGGAATCACTGTGGCTGAAAGCGCTGAGGCCGCGAACATGGTGCAGCGTTACGTAATAGAAAATACGCGATTGGGCATCCCGGTCTTATTATCTGAGGAATGTCCGCACGGACATCAGGCGCTGGATGGGACGCTTCTGCCCGTCAACTTAGCTGTAGGCTCGACCTGGAACCCGGCGCTGATGCAGCAGGCTTACGCGTATGTGGCTGCGGAAATAAGAAGCCGGGGAGCCCATATCGGTCTTGTGTCAGCACTGGACATTTTACAGGACCCCCGTTGGGGACGTTCTGAGGAATGCTTCAGTGAAGACCCGCATTTGGCTGCACGCTTCGCGGAAGCAGCTGTTCGCGGGATGCAAGGAGACGAGCCGGGCGAGCTGGCTTCTCCGAATAAGGTTGCTGTAGTGCTGAAGCATTTATGTGCCCAGGGTGCGGCGCAGGGAGGACGAAATGCGGGGCCGGCTGCGATCGGGCAGCGTGAGCTGCGTGAAATTCATCTGTCGGCAGCCAAAGCAGGAATGGAAGCCGGGGCAGCCGGATTTATGGCAGCGTATAACGAAATTGACGGGATTCCTTGTCATGCCAATCAGGCGCTGCTCACTGGTATTCTTCGCGAGGAATGGAAGTTCGATGGGATCGTGATGGCCGACGGCTGTGCAATCGACCGGCTGCTGGCGCTGACTGGAAGTCATGAATCGGCCGCTGCGCTGGCTTTATCCTCCGGAGTGGATTTAAGCCTCTGGGATAAATCGTTCTCGACGTTAGAAAGGGCAGTAAAGCAGGGACTTGTGTCAGAAGCCCAGATAGACCAAGCGGTAAGCCGTGTACTACTGCTCAAGTTCCGACTCGGCCTGTTTGATCATCCCTATACTGAGAAGCTGCGTGCGATTTCCGTTGTCGGCCGGCCGGAGTTCCAGCAGATTAATTTACAGGTCGCGCGCGAATCGACGGTACTGCTGAAGAATGAAGGGAATTTGCTGCCCCTCGGCGAAGCAGGAGAGCTGCGGCGGATCGCGGTAATCGGCCCTAATGCGGACCGCTTGTATAACCAGCTAGGCGATTATACCAGCGTTCAACGTAATGGAACCGGAACAACGGTGCTGCAGGGCATCCGCATGTGCGCCCCGGAAGGCGTAGAGGTCGTTCACGCCTGGGGCTGCGGCATTCGCGATGAATCGATGGCAGGGCTGAATGAAGCGGTGGAGGCTGCCAAAGGGGCGGATGTCGCGGTGCTCGTAATTGGTGGCAGCAGCGCACGCCAATTCGGCGGCAATTTCGACAGCAATGGTGCGGCGATCGTCTCGGAAGGCAGCCCATCCGAAATGGACTGTGGCGAAGGCGTGGATCTCGCGGACCTTTCGCTTGGTGGCATTCAGCTGCAGCTGGCTGAGGCGGTCGCTGCGACCGGAACGCCCGTAGTTACGGTGATCATCCAGGGGCGGCCGCATGCTCTGACCGACATCGCCCAGATCAGCAATGCAGTGCTTTGCGGGTGGTATCCCGGCACGGAGGGCGGCCAGGCGATCGCTGAAATCCTGTTCGGGCAGGTGAACCCAAGCGGCAAGCTGCCGGTTTCGCTGCCACGTTCCGCTGCGCAGCTTCCGGTTTACTATAACCAGAAGGATCCGGGCCGGCCGCGTGTTTATGTTGACATGCCTTCCGCTGCGCTGTACCCTTTCGGCTACGGATTAAGCTATACGACTTTTGAATATGGGCAGGTTGTCTTGTCAGAGAATGAAGTTTCCACAGCCGCCTTGGAAGAAGGCAGGCGGATTACGGCTACGGTAACGGTTAAAAATGCAGGAGAACGAGACGGAGCCGAAACAGTTCAGTTGTATATTCAGGCTCGCGAATCCGGGATTACCCGGCGAATAGCCGAGCTGAAAGCTTTTCGCAAGATAGAATTACCTCCAGGCGAGCAGCGGACGGTCACCTTCAGCATAGGCCAGGAGGAACTGGGACTTTGGAATCGGGAGATGAGGTTCGCTACAGAGCCTTGCCGGGTTGCCATTCAAATTGGCGGCAGCTCCCAGAATACAGTCTCGGCGGAATTGATAATTACTGGTAACAATTTGCCAACATAA
- a CDS encoding response regulator, producing MSNNMVSNDRRIRMLIVDDEPVICEGLRCTINWDELGVEVVGEAYDGKEALQMVQEHDVDFLLSDIRMEDMDGLQLAEQLKQQFPRVQVIMISGYEDFEYARQAIRLGVSDYLLKPVDIEELTTVVSKVVTSIHKREQEGVPQEAKLWLLDMARHGISYSKEVPTSLHGVQFRILATQLDNFYERYSTIPPVQYKEIQDRWMSMIQGYLQHSGLRAVSVFYHENLLITLAVSNIRLDRKTWDELLASAILSTEKDIGLYGGASLPYDDLADTSAYCAEATELLSYHVSEGLLVLLPEYRDSIGMNRILPDFDIAERVKRLVSALFKQDQDEVKELVASMFQLFRKEGFLLPDIVKIYEELFALLRQRLRKSGMTDLDYGHNETPNLNVYNSYTGLEVLVLKEIQQLLLLIDKQGIDKSYWIIEKAKKYMNDHYQSDLKASEVASWLKITPSYFSYIFKQSTGKGFTEYMNEAKIDQAKELLATTHDKVFEIADKVGYKEYKYFVSVFKSYTGMTPKEYRGLSASKDAGK from the coding sequence ATGAGCAATAATATGGTGTCGAACGACAGACGGATAAGGATGCTGATTGTGGACGACGAGCCTGTCATTTGCGAGGGTCTTCGCTGCACAATCAACTGGGACGAGCTTGGCGTAGAGGTCGTAGGCGAGGCATATGACGGGAAGGAAGCGCTTCAGATGGTTCAGGAGCATGATGTTGATTTCCTCCTCTCTGATATTCGGATGGAAGATATGGACGGCTTGCAGTTAGCAGAGCAGTTGAAACAGCAGTTTCCGAGGGTGCAGGTCATTATGATCAGCGGCTATGAGGATTTTGAATATGCTCGTCAGGCAATCAGGCTTGGCGTCAGCGATTATTTGCTTAAGCCGGTCGATATCGAAGAGCTGACTACGGTAGTAAGCAAGGTTGTAACCAGTATTCATAAGCGTGAACAGGAAGGAGTTCCTCAGGAGGCCAAGCTGTGGCTGCTCGATATGGCCCGTCACGGGATTTCGTACAGTAAAGAAGTGCCGACGTCGCTGCATGGTGTACAGTTCCGTATACTCGCCACTCAACTGGACAACTTTTACGAACGATATAGTACAATACCGCCTGTTCAATATAAAGAGATTCAGGATAGATGGATGAGCATGATTCAAGGCTATCTGCAGCACTCTGGGCTGCGTGCGGTATCTGTTTTTTATCACGAGAATTTGTTAATCACGTTAGCTGTGTCGAATATCAGGCTGGATCGCAAGACTTGGGATGAATTACTGGCCTCTGCAATCCTGTCTACAGAGAAGGATATCGGCCTATATGGCGGGGCTTCTCTTCCCTATGATGATCTAGCTGACACTTCAGCTTATTGTGCTGAAGCTACCGAGCTCCTGTCATATCATGTTTCGGAAGGGCTTCTTGTTCTGCTTCCGGAGTATCGGGATAGTATCGGGATGAATCGGATACTGCCGGATTTTGATATTGCGGAGAGGGTAAAGCGACTGGTATCGGCGCTGTTTAAGCAGGATCAGGATGAAGTGAAGGAACTGGTGGCATCGATGTTTCAATTGTTTCGAAAAGAAGGATTCCTGCTGCCGGATATCGTCAAAATTTACGAAGAGCTCTTTGCTCTGCTGCGCCAACGACTTCGCAAAAGCGGAATGACCGATTTGGACTACGGGCACAACGAGACTCCGAATCTGAACGTTTACAACTCTTATACTGGGCTAGAGGTTTTGGTGCTGAAAGAGATTCAGCAATTATTACTGCTGATCGACAAGCAGGGAATCGATAAATCCTACTGGATCATTGAGAAGGCGAAGAAGTACATGAACGATCATTATCAATCGGATTTGAAGGCTTCCGAGGTGGCCTCCTGGCTGAAGATCACGCCGAGCTATTTCAGTTATATTTTTAAGCAAAGCACAGGAAAAGGTTTTACAGAATACATGAATGAGGCCAAGATTGATCAAGCCAAAGAGCTGCTGGCCACAACCCACGATAAGGTATTCGAAATTGCGGATAAGGTAGGCTACAAGGAATATAAGTATTTCGTGTCCGTGTTCAAATCGTATACGGGCATGACGCCGAAAGAATATCGCGGGCTTAGTGCCAGCAAGGATGCAGGCAAGTAA
- a CDS encoding sensor histidine kinase translates to MGTSKGRFLGSFGLKRKALVIFLIFVILPTFGVGVVVQYKFNEILREQFINSTKRNLDNVTNQLGEQTKMVEDIANYLILSPDMRLFLRPSPPLNSEQRTNLKRNIEDFLTFQLMSRSYIRSIEITGFNGSLIEMGEPFSGDETKWEQEADARKGGIVWTEGYNLNSDWYGDVRIMSLFRILNSYSQITQPLGRLTIRMDEAGIVHLLEQGIFKEGVGTVFIVEENGQFILGSKDRMQDSFIPDAALLDKLVNSRGGFITCSIEDERYLTLYKGIENTGWKVIAMIPEATVAEEFRSVKVIMVVILVAILLLGLTALIGFHYTIILPILRLKKETNRVMHGDFNARVPVNSRDEISELNHKFNEMVFTIKQLIDHKYKLELRERESELKLMQNQMDPHFLYNTLDMIRWTARLEKASKSSQLIEMLSKFFRSSVNNGSYQTTLRKELEFAQSYLYLQQRRLGNKLKYCLYSEADIEDAVTLKATIQPLVENFIKHGFDRNKEFGDIKVRCYSAEDEIWIDVIDNGKGMEPAREDEIRSSLQNGGKPGGREGAMNNIHERISIFFGPDYGLEIVNNSAEGMWVRVRLPRETADKLGGEQHEQ, encoded by the coding sequence ATGGGGACAAGCAAGGGGAGATTTCTCGGCAGCTTCGGTTTAAAACGAAAGGCGCTTGTCATTTTTCTGATCTTTGTCATTCTGCCTACCTTCGGCGTCGGTGTAGTCGTGCAGTATAAATTTAATGAGATATTAAGAGAACAATTCATCAATTCTACGAAACGCAATTTGGATAACGTAACCAATCAGCTGGGAGAGCAGACCAAAATGGTCGAGGATATCGCCAACTATCTCATTTTAAGCCCGGATATGCGTCTATTTCTGCGCCCCTCTCCGCCTTTGAACAGTGAACAGAGAACGAATCTCAAGCGCAATATTGAGGATTTTCTTACGTTCCAACTCATGTCGAGAAGCTATATCCGATCCATTGAAATAACCGGATTTAACGGCAGCTTAATCGAGATGGGCGAACCGTTCAGCGGGGATGAGACGAAGTGGGAGCAGGAGGCTGATGCTCGTAAGGGAGGAATCGTCTGGACTGAAGGTTACAATCTGAACAGTGATTGGTATGGCGATGTCCGGATTATGTCCTTGTTTCGAATTCTGAATTCCTACAGCCAGATCACTCAACCGCTAGGCAGGTTAACGATCCGGATGGATGAAGCGGGCATAGTTCATTTGCTGGAACAAGGGATATTTAAGGAAGGAGTAGGAACTGTATTCATCGTCGAAGAGAACGGGCAGTTTATTCTCGGCTCAAAGGATCGAATGCAGGATAGCTTTATTCCGGATGCGGCTTTGCTAGACAAGCTGGTTAACAGCAGGGGCGGTTTCATCACTTGTTCCATAGAGGACGAGCGCTATTTGACGTTGTACAAGGGAATTGAGAACACAGGCTGGAAAGTGATTGCTATGATTCCGGAGGCAACTGTGGCGGAGGAATTCCGTTCCGTTAAAGTGATCATGGTAGTTATATTGGTCGCGATTTTACTGCTCGGGTTGACAGCGCTTATCGGGTTCCATTACACGATTATCCTGCCGATCCTTCGCTTGAAGAAGGAAACTAATCGCGTGATGCACGGGGATTTCAATGCCCGGGTACCGGTGAATTCGCGAGATGAAATTTCTGAGCTGAACCACAAGTTTAACGAAATGGTCTTCACGATCAAGCAATTGATCGATCATAAATATAAGCTAGAGCTCCGGGAGCGGGAATCCGAGCTGAAGCTGATGCAGAACCAGATGGATCCCCACTTTCTATATAACACCTTGGATATGATCCGCTGGACAGCGCGCCTGGAGAAGGCGTCAAAATCAAGCCAGTTGATTGAGATGCTCTCGAAGTTTTTCCGCTCTAGCGTGAACAATGGCAGCTATCAGACAACACTGCGCAAGGAGCTGGAATTTGCTCAATCCTATTTGTATTTGCAGCAGCGTCGTCTCGGAAACAAGCTGAAATATTGTCTTTATTCAGAGGCGGATATTGAGGACGCAGTAACGCTTAAGGCTACGATACAGCCATTGGTAGAGAATTTTATTAAGCATGGCTTTGATCGTAATAAAGAATTTGGCGATATTAAGGTAAGATGCTACTCGGCTGAGGATGAAATTTGGATTGATGTGATCGATAATGGCAAAGGAATGGAGCCTGCAAGGGAAGATGAGATTCGAAGCTCGCTGCAAAATGGAGGGAAACCTGGGGGCAGGGAGGGAGCCATGAATAACATACACGAGAGAATATCGATATTCTTCGGACCAGACTACGGTTTGGAAATTGTAAATAATTCGGCCGAAGGCATGTGGGTACGGGTTAGGCTTCCCCGCGAAACGGCCGACAAACTTGGCGGTGAGCAGCATGAGCAATAA
- a CDS encoding carbohydrate ABC transporter permease: protein MKKKSGLFQLFAYTFLSLFAIMNIVPLFWMVVNSFKKEQEYAANPFSLPTDFQFSNYVEAWKVANMDVYFFNSILVTLVSLIVTVLLGALAAYFLSRFQFKLRGLTYSLFLLGMLVPIHATLIPIFLIMQKLHLIDTYFSLILPYTAFHLSLTVFILEGFMRGFPKDLEESGVVDGAGIYRIFWSIILPITRPALATVIILNFIYNWNEYLFALVLITSSELKTLPLGLANFVGIETASLTLQMAALTIALIPIIIFYLLLQKQLVAGMTAGAVKG from the coding sequence ATGAAGAAGAAGTCTGGTCTGTTCCAGTTATTCGCATACACATTTTTAAGTCTATTCGCTATTATGAATATAGTTCCTCTTTTTTGGATGGTGGTAAACTCCTTTAAGAAGGAGCAGGAGTACGCAGCAAATCCATTTTCGCTCCCGACCGATTTCCAATTTTCCAACTATGTCGAGGCGTGGAAGGTTGCCAATATGGATGTGTATTTTTTCAACAGTATTCTCGTTACCCTTGTCTCTCTCATCGTAACGGTACTGTTAGGGGCATTGGCAGCTTATTTTCTATCACGGTTTCAATTCAAGCTTCGCGGGCTGACTTACAGCTTATTCCTGTTGGGAATGCTCGTTCCGATTCATGCCACATTGATTCCGATATTTCTGATTATGCAGAAGCTGCATTTAATCGATACCTATTTCTCGTTAATTTTGCCGTATACGGCATTTCACTTGTCTCTGACCGTCTTTATTCTAGAAGGCTTTATGAGAGGGTTTCCTAAAGACCTGGAAGAGTCGGGCGTAGTGGATGGAGCGGGAATTTACCGCATCTTCTGGTCGATTATTCTGCCGATCACAAGACCGGCACTCGCTACGGTCATTATTTTGAACTTTATCTACAATTGGAATGAATATTTATTCGCGCTCGTATTGATTACCTCATCAGAGTTGAAGACGCTACCGCTCGGACTTGCCAACTTTGTCGGCATTGAAACGGCAAGCCTGACTTTGCAAATGGCTGCGCTGACGATCGCCCTGATCCCAATCATTATCTTCTACCTGCTGCTGCAGAAGCAGCTTGTTGCCGGTATGACGGCGGGAGCCGTGAAGGGCTAA
- a CDS encoding carbohydrate ABC transporter permease, whose amino-acid sequence MQTLKGTKLAIFFGLFPALLIYLGIAIVPIGLSLYYSVMNWNGIGSMTFVGIDNYVQILSNSTFWLSVKNNVIIMVTGLIGQLPLGLLLAILLNRGLKGSGFFRTIGFMPVVISSVMVSLIWGMIYNTEYGMLNNLLGFIGLEGWQQNWLGDVKWSMLSISIAYIWQNCGLYMVIFLAALQNIPDEVNEAAELDGATGFKRTMRITIPMIRSTIMVCVVYSISNSFRVFDLIQILTGGGPAHQTEVMTIYMYNSAFMNMRYGYGSAVSILILLFSLVVITLINRLAGEKDA is encoded by the coding sequence ATGCAAACACTTAAAGGAACGAAGCTGGCGATATTTTTCGGTTTATTTCCTGCATTGCTGATTTATTTGGGAATAGCCATCGTTCCGATCGGGTTGTCCTTATACTACTCCGTGATGAACTGGAATGGTATTGGCTCGATGACGTTTGTCGGCATCGATAATTACGTACAAATCTTAAGCAATAGCACCTTTTGGCTGTCTGTGAAAAATAACGTCATCATTATGGTTACCGGTCTGATCGGTCAGCTTCCACTTGGTTTGCTGCTAGCGATTTTGCTGAACCGTGGGCTTAAAGGCTCCGGATTTTTCCGGACGATCGGCTTTATGCCTGTTGTCATTTCTTCGGTCATGGTATCGCTGATCTGGGGGATGATTTATAACACAGAGTACGGGATGCTGAACAATCTGCTCGGGTTTATAGGCCTTGAGGGCTGGCAGCAGAACTGGCTTGGCGATGTAAAATGGTCGATGCTGTCGATCAGTATTGCTTACATTTGGCAAAACTGCGGTCTTTATATGGTTATTTTTCTGGCTGCTCTGCAAAATATTCCTGATGAAGTCAATGAGGCAGCCGAACTGGACGGGGCAACCGGCTTCAAGCGGACGATGCGGATCACTATTCCGATGATCCGAAGCACTATTATGGTATGCGTTGTCTATAGCATCAGTAATTCCTTCCGCGTGTTTGATCTTATTCAAATATTGACGGGCGGCGGTCCCGCGCATCAAACCGAGGTTATGACGATTTATATGTACAACAGTGCCTTCATGAACATGCGCTACGGTTATGGCAGCGCGGTTTCCATTCTAATACTGTTGTTCAGTCTCGTTGTAATTACATTGATTAATCGGTTGGCCGGTGAGAAAGATGCTTAA
- a CDS encoding extracellular solute-binding protein — translation MGKTNKGKKAVLLGLVAMLVMVTAACGKDKAAEGNNNGGSESETITLNMMHPWTSPNVDNEVYKARIAEFEEQHPNIVIKQDGVPAAQYKTKLRTLAAANNLADINVVWPGADLDPLVAGDLLQPINDMMDNWASIMPESALAGFNVDGKQYAIPTKQSFVDIIYYNKEMFAQVGYDQFPDTYDKFIDAVKKLKEAGITPISLGNKEQWPLQSSYISIIGDRYTGSDFLPSVLEKQAKFTDPEFVKALSVIDDLTKLGAFNTDANNMDSVQGQDYFIQGKAAMHISSSTVDGRIRINNDEGDKFGIALFPSVEGGKGDPVKSAGVVQYGIAIKSGLDEKKQKAAEEFMKFFVNEDLYKELIRNGIVVPAKVDVPEDASKYLKEMLELTGNGTAPVFDSVVPTQVVDVLQNGLQALTVGRGTPEELAKEVQDAFDTMN, via the coding sequence ATGGGAAAAACAAACAAAGGTAAAAAAGCAGTGCTTCTCGGTCTGGTTGCGATGCTGGTTATGGTTACGGCAGCTTGCGGCAAGGACAAGGCAGCAGAGGGAAATAACAACGGAGGTTCGGAATCAGAGACCATCACTTTGAACATGATGCACCCCTGGACTTCTCCTAACGTGGACAATGAAGTCTACAAGGCTCGGATCGCCGAGTTCGAGGAGCAGCATCCAAATATCGTGATCAAACAGGACGGCGTACCGGCAGCACAGTACAAAACCAAGCTGCGGACGTTAGCCGCGGCTAACAATTTGGCGGATATTAACGTGGTATGGCCTGGAGCGGATCTGGATCCGCTAGTAGCAGGCGATTTGCTGCAACCGATCAATGACATGATGGATAATTGGGCTTCTATTATGCCTGAAAGCGCATTAGCAGGATTTAATGTAGATGGCAAGCAGTATGCCATTCCGACGAAGCAATCGTTCGTGGATATTATTTATTACAACAAAGAGATGTTTGCGCAGGTAGGATATGATCAATTTCCGGATACCTACGACAAGTTCATCGACGCGGTGAAGAAGTTGAAGGAAGCGGGAATAACGCCGATTTCTCTAGGAAATAAGGAACAATGGCCGCTCCAGTCTTCTTATATCTCGATCATCGGGGACCGCTATACGGGTAGTGATTTCCTGCCGTCCGTGCTAGAGAAACAAGCGAAGTTTACAGACCCTGAATTCGTAAAAGCGTTATCAGTCATTGATGATTTGACCAAGCTTGGAGCCTTCAATACGGATGCCAACAATATGGATTCCGTTCAGGGCCAGGATTATTTCATTCAAGGAAAAGCAGCAATGCACATCTCATCCTCGACCGTTGACGGAAGGATTCGTATTAATAATGATGAAGGGGACAAGTTCGGCATTGCGCTGTTCCCGAGCGTAGAAGGCGGCAAGGGTGATCCGGTTAAGAGTGCCGGCGTCGTTCAATACGGCATTGCTATCAAGAGCGGACTGGATGAGAAGAAGCAGAAGGCTGCTGAAGAGTTCATGAAGTTTTTCGTGAATGAGGATTTATATAAAGAATTGATCCGCAACGGAATTGTAGTTCCAGCGAAAGTGGATGTGCCGGAGGATGCGAGCAAATATTTGAAGGAGATGCTGGAATTGACCGGTAACGGAACTGCTCCGGTATTTGACAGTGTCGTTCCGACACAGGTGGTCGATGTTCTGCAAAACGGCTTGCAAGCCCTTACCGTAGGTAGAGGAACGCCTGAAGAGCTGGCTAAAGAAGTTCAAGATGCCTTTGACACGATGAATTAG
- a CDS encoding glycosidase — translation MKITRHPDNPIVVPGGYEWRKVTVFNPAVIIDNGKFYMIERTAGSLTPCKNYLGLLESEDGVNFTHVKNEPILTPDMLGFPYGSVQDPRIVKIDDTFYMNYALRPCAMSYYPTGAGIPERSIPTYPDGWGEQEGHWLTRSSIVTSKNLVDWEFLTDTTPLDMNDRDNILFPEKINGKYVLLRRPEEYVGEAYGTEKAAMWITYSEDLIHWEEPKLLAKAENMAWESRKIGGSTPPVKTDRGWLVLYHGVDDHVVYRVGAMLLDLDNPEKIIARTKNFIMEPETYYEKFGYQIPNVIFPTGNVVKDGLLYIYYGVTDTAIALATVPLDDLVDYILNEPQ, via the coding sequence ATGAAAATTACTAGACATCCGGACAATCCCATTGTGGTTCCGGGAGGATACGAATGGAGAAAGGTTACTGTATTCAATCCGGCGGTCATCATCGACAACGGAAAATTTTACATGATTGAGCGTACCGCAGGCTCGCTTACCCCTTGCAAGAATTATCTAGGACTTCTGGAAAGCGAGGACGGTGTGAACTTTACCCATGTGAAGAACGAGCCTATCCTTACTCCGGATATGCTGGGCTTTCCTTACGGAAGCGTGCAGGATCCCCGGATTGTAAAAATAGATGACACCTTCTATATGAACTATGCACTCCGGCCTTGCGCGATGAGCTATTATCCGACAGGCGCGGGCATTCCGGAACGTTCGATTCCGACGTACCCTGACGGATGGGGGGAGCAGGAGGGGCATTGGCTGACCCGCTCTTCGATCGTAACTTCGAAGAACCTGGTTGATTGGGAGTTTCTTACGGATACGACGCCGCTGGACATGAATGATCGGGACAATATTCTTTTCCCTGAAAAAATCAATGGCAAATATGTGCTGCTGCGCCGTCCGGAGGAATATGTAGGCGAGGCCTATGGTACGGAGAAAGCGGCAATGTGGATTACCTATTCGGAGGATCTCATTCATTGGGAGGAGCCGAAGCTGCTTGCCAAGGCTGAGAATATGGCCTGGGAATCGAGAAAAATCGGCGGTTCCACGCCTCCAGTAAAAACCGATCGAGGTTGGTTGGTGCTCTATCATGGGGTGGATGATCATGTTGTTTACCGGGTAGGAGCCATGTTGCTGGATCTGGACAATCCGGAGAAAATCATTGCCAGAACGAAAAACTTCATTATGGAGCCTGAAACGTATTATGAAAAATTTGGTTATCAAATTCCGAATGTTATTTTCCCGACAGGCAATGTAGTCAAGGATGGATTGCTCTATATTTACTATGGAGTTACAGACACAGCGATTGCGCTGGCTACAGTGCCGCTGGATGATTTGGTGGATTATATTCTAAATGAACCGCAATAA